GTGAATCTGTCCTTAAGACCCTGTGGCATCACTCCGATGCTATCATGTGCTGTTCTCTCAAGGTATGTATCTGGTgttattgaaaaattagtttGGTGGCAGACACCATATTGAATTGAACCTGTATATTTTGAAGAGGATGATTTTACCTTTATGGTAAACGCTGCTTGTTTTTGTTAGAACCGGCAGTTATTAACACTGCACAATTTTCTGACATGGAAATGATAAACACAGAATGACCGAATTATAGGAATGTGTCTAAATGACATGAAATATTAACGTGTCAATTTTTATTACTATATAAGACCTTAATCATGTTTGTAATCAATAAAAATGACAAACGCGGCAACAATTTATGATAAAACAGataaaacttgttttttttcttaatgacAAGTAATATATGAAGAGGATGAAAACCCTGGAGCCTTTTTCCTTTGTATGATTTTTCATGTTAAAGAGGTTTTTCTTTGAATTAGCAGCCagttttatctatttatttattttagtgttgGTCTGGATACCCTTTCTCTTCGTTTGTTGGtcattatgtttttataaatgtCAGTCCTAGCATATATTTGAAAGTTTAGTTGTTTTTGCAGGCTTTGCCGGTTTTTACGTTTGCAAATCAGGCTGGCCTTGACATGCTGGAGACGACCCTGGTTGCTCTGCAGGACTTGACTTTGGAAAAGATATTCGATGAACACGGACGAAAGACTCTCTGCACGGAGTTCCCACAGATAATGCAGCAGGTCTAGCATTTTGTTCTGATTTCTAACTTGAGTGAACATCAGCTTCAAACACAAAAAACCAACTAATGTATAACTAGATTGAACCGACTTGTATGCTTTGTTTTGACAtggttgttttgttttggtGGTGGTTAGGGTTTTGCTTGTCTACAAGGTGGGATCTGTTTGTCAAGCATGGGAAGACCCGTTTCATATGAGAGAGCAGTAGCTTGGAAAGTGTTGAACGAAGAAGAGAATGCTCATTGTATCTGCTTTATGTTTGTCAACTGGTCTTTTGTCTAAAACTCTCACCCCAAAAAGGGGAGACAAATTATCCTATCATGTTTTGTTGGCTTGATGTTTATCTATCTGTAGTCCGTAAAACTTTTTATGCTAAATCTTCATGTCTGTTATTCCTCTATACTTTTAAGACGACTGCTTAATGTTATGACAATCTTATGCTCCAATCAGTTGATTTTACATTTTGTGTAACCGTTTTCACTGTCAAGGATTTTTATAGTGAGTGCAGTTAGGTCCGTTGTGGTTGGTTTGGTCCTATCCGATACCAACAAGTCCACTGAAAGAACCAATGTTCAAACAGTCAAGCTGAAATAAGCTTTTGGTTTTGGTTCTGGGTCGGGAGTCATGTCACAACTATTTAGGATTTGTTGGATGGTTGAATCAGTTGAAAATTTGTTAGCCGATCAGTCAGGCATCAAATCAGTTTTAGCAACTGGAAAGTTGGTTGAATGGTTTTTGGGTGAAGTCGGTCCGGTCAAAACAGAAAGTTACGATAACATTTAaccttttgttttattctttaacaaaatttcatttaccTGATTTTGAATTAGGTAAAAGTAACAGCCCTGAGATGGAAGAAGCTTCCAAATGATACGGTACAGacatttattaaacatttaagGATTTATTACATTGAAACGAGATGCAAGCTTACAATTGCTTTGCTAGAACAAGTAGTAGTTAAAAAAAGCTTGAGCCTATATCAGTAAAAGGATGCCGACTCTCCACAAATATTAGTTAACAACAAAATCTAGCTCTCAAGGTAATTACCATGCGGTGAAGCGAAAGGGgtgcaaaagaagaaaaattggaACCTGCCCTAAAAAAAACCTTGGATAAAAGgtggttaaaattttttgttataagAAATACGTCGcaccaaaaaaaaagggaaggaaaagtAAGATCAGAGATTATAttatacaaaataacaaaaccaaTAGGATTAGGATAGAAAAATAGCTCTCCTTGACTTGAGTTCCATCTATAGAACTTTGGACCAAACCCCAAAAAACTGTCTGGTATGATGATGAGTAAAAAAGGTTTGGTCCTTACGGAGAAAAAAACGTAAGGCACAAGGGGGGAGGAAAAGTTCTATATTATGAAGAGATTGGGCTATaacaataatatatgataatcaGTTTGAAAGAGTGAGATCATTGATCTCCCTTGTAATGGCTGGAATGCAACTAGAACTCCTAGCGATCCCACCATTCTTTTGAGCTCCTGGTGATCTATCCCTAGGGTTAAAAGACTTGGCCCTAAGACTTTTCCCTTCCGATCTCGAACTCTTCCTCAAAATCTCCCTCATGGCTTCAGCTGTCAACAGAGCTGGATATGCCCTCCCGAACTTGTTAAACCTAGCGCATGTATTCATGTGTGCACTTAAAGCTTCCTCTATCTTGCCCCCgtttttctccatttcttcttTCACTGCCTCAGCACATAACCCACATATCCATTTCCCCAAGAACTTGTTCCGGACTCGCTCGATGTACTCCGGGGTGCACTCTTCACTCATCCCACAACACTCGCACTTTGCATCCTCCACTTCCGATATTGGCGGCAGCTGTTTCTCATCCACTGCCACCGCAGCTGTTTCTTTATAATTATCCAACACTTCCTTGCTCAGCTGGAAGGTGATATCGGATACGGTACGGTGGAGGCTGTCGTTTGAGAGTTTTGGTGGCTTCGGGAAGTTGTTTCTGCTTGTGTAAGTGCTAGTAATAGCCTCTCCAGGTGGTGCCATGTTGAAAGAgaccgaaaaagaaaaaaacccaaagTGTTGATATTGGGAAACTTCGTATGAAACGACCGagtaataatgataaaaaaccTTAGAGAATAGGTTGAAAGATTCTTTGTAAAATTCAGATGGCGGTAGATAGGGGGTATGAAACTATGTTATTTATAGAATGTGGGAACTCTTCCTTTCGTGTCCAATTAACAGTGAACGTATGTGTGGATCTTGTGGACTCACATGTCTGTATCTACATACACAAGGGCCAGTTCTGCCTTAGAAACATGCTAGATTTTTCAGGAAATATGCCAACTTGCATTAAACTTTTTGGGTTTAAAAGCTAACTGTTTATCTTAATCTCAGAGAGAGAGGAGACGAGCCATCGTTTTCATATCATGGAAAagtttttaggatatttttttTCAGTGTTCATCTTAACCACTACTGTTCCATTTGGGGCAGTTGGGTTGGGTCACCATCAGGTGATGCAATTAATTATATCAAGTTTattggagaaagaaaaagagaaccCTAACTGTGATGTGAgtgaagtttttctttttctttttgaataaatagGCATAAAGActtcaaaaattaagaaaattaacctataatttcatgtttaattttgttgGGAACATGTCTATTCCAAAATTATacagaaagaaaacaaattttatatgcCATGAAGTACTGCTATGTGGAAGATGAAAACCATTGTGCTTACATTATAATTGCTACCTATCAAAATTGTACTATATGTGTCAATAAACtgtaaccaaaattaaattgaaataatttgtttCCATAAAGCATGCAGAAAGAGATGCAAATTCACGTGAGAGCCTAAACTTTAACGGTATTATGCATATTATAGCCCCAACCACCTTAGCTTTTTGGagacaacaaaattaaaacaaagacatTTTGGTATTATGAATCGATCCCTAAAACTATTACAACCCGAGAGCTTCACGGGAGCAGTAAGCTGAATAACCAAATACGAATATCCTTATTTGTTAAATCTAATTAATAGCCGCACGAGAGAAAAAGGGAGTAGGAGATTAAGGAAGGTAGTTGAagtaatatgataaattaattcaCATTTATGTTGGGAAAGGAATCtgaaaaacatttgaaattaattaccTTTGGATGTGTGGGTTCCAATTGGCCAAGAGTTggacttaattttaaaaaaagaagtttTAGGGTTTGGGTATAATAGTTTTAGAAGGTGGAAATTTTTGCACGGTTGTAGATGAGCAGCCACATGTGAATATGACAGTGAGTTGACACCAAATTAATTACGTGGGAAAGACTAGTTTTATAATTAGCTTTCAGGCATTGCGATCGGCCACCCCCCCTTTGGTTATTTGTATTTGTGAAGACTCTAGTTTTTTGTCAAGCATTGCGATTGTCcaaataattttgggtcatgCATGCATTTACAATTTGAGGGG
This sequence is a window from Gossypium raimondii isolate GPD5lz chromosome 5, ASM2569854v1, whole genome shotgun sequence. Protein-coding genes within it:
- the LOC105768084 gene encoding uncharacterized protein LOC105768084, which gives rise to MAPPGEAITSTYTSRNNFPKPPKLSNDSLHRTVSDITFQLSKEVLDNYKETAAVAVDEKQLPPISEVEDAKCECCGMSEECTPEYIERVRNKFLGKWICGLCAEAVKEEMEKNGGKIEEALSAHMNTCARFNKFGRAYPALLTAEAMREILRKSSRSEGKSLRAKSFNPRDRSPGAQKNGGIARSSSCIPAITREINDLTLSN